ggtcaAGGACAATGGCGAGCCGCCGCTGTCGGCCAGCGTCACGCTGCACGTGCTGCTGGTGGACGGCTTCTCGCAGCCCTACCTGCCGCTGCCGGACGTGGCGGCGGCCGAGGCCCGGGCCGACCCGCTCACCGTCTACCTGGTCATCGCCTTGGCGTCCGTGTCGTCGCTCTTCCTGTGCTCGGCGCTGGCGTTCGTGGCGGTGCGGCTGTGCAGGAGGAGCGGGGCGGCGTCGGGGGGTGGCTGCGCGGTGCCCGAGGGCCACTTCCCGGGCCACCTGGTGGACGTCAGCGGCGCGGGGACCCTGTCCCAGAGCTACCAGTACGAGGTGTGTCTGACGGGAGGCTCAGGGACCAGCGAGTTCAAGTTCCTCAAGCCCATTATTCCCAGTGGTCTGTTTCAGGATACTGAGTGAGACTAAAGCAAAGCTCTACTTTTATGGATAGTTTAGGTTTCATTTacacaacagtaaaaaaaaaatagttgtttggctgtggttgttttcttttgaaatcaagaatcttTCCTTGATATAACATTTTGCTTATATGTTGATTTTACTTTGTGCTGTTTGTAATCCttgcatattcttttttcatCTGCTTTCTGTCCTATAAGGCAGTCTTaatgcctctttctctttttctaatagGTGAgcaaaaatacattcattttgttttaatgatttcaaACAGGTTTACTTTAAGGAACTCATCTTAAATTCTACATCCAAAGAAATGTAGAGTTCCAAACCAGTAATCTTGTAATTTACCCTGTTGAATACAGTCACATCTTGTTCTTTACAATATACTTAAAGCAGCTTTGTAGTTAATGAAGTTTGTGGATATACAAAAATGTGTCTTCTTTAAGATGTACCTTCTTTAAGGTACAACATGTTTTTAGGGACATAGTAGTCAAATGAAAGTAATACATTTAGTTTACTTTCTGTTTTGACATTTgcaattaatatttaatactatATTGATTTACATTGACAAAAATGCACACAAAATATAGGCTATGAGGCATATTACTCTTTGATTTGCTTAGTGTATTCTTATGAtgactgaagaaaaataattaagcctAGAGCATTTTGAACAATAGAttgtgccttttcattttgcatgaAAATGTTGTTAGTGAGGCATCGGATACGACAATTTAGTTGGTAAATTCTGAGACCTAAATGTTATCAATCCaagagtcattttttaaaatttattgatttatttgacagagagagtggggagaaggccaaagggagaaggagagagagagagagaatctcaagcagactctgtgcttagcagggagctgGAGGCCCAGCTCCATCTCCGGATGCTGAGATCATAACCTCATCAGAAACCAAGAGTCCtgtgctcaaccgactgagccacccaggcttcccaacctaagagtcattttttttttaatttcaagaaagcACATGCATATATGAATTCTAAATGCTTTACGGTAAATGTGGTGTCCCATCCAatcctgcttttaaaattaatatctaggagtgcctgagtggcccagtcagttaagccactGACTGCTGGTTttaggtcaggtcttgatctcagggtcatgaaatcaagccccacctcCATGCTCAGAGTCTTCTTGgagttctctcttcctctctctctgcctctcccccactatctttccctctctcaaaataaataaatcttttaagaaaaataattttaatacctACTTGGCATTTAGATGGTGGTATATGAgggaaatacatatgtattttttgtttgtttgtttaccatCTTGGTTCCCTCCTCCTGATTTCAACCTGACATTACTCAGGATTATATATGGTCCTTCTGGGATAAACTTTGTCCATCCACATCAGCATTCACCCCCTATAATGTAAAGTAAAAGATGTATAAGAAGAGGTAGTTCTAAAGAGGAGGTAGTtctaaagaagagagaggaatatCATTGTGAAAATCTAAATTAGCTACACCTATGAATAAAATCTAGAAGCAACCAAAACATCACAGTTTATAGCTATTttggatgaaaaagaaaaacttatatttAAGTGACAAATTAGGGattcatgggtggctcagcggttcagcgcctgcctttggcccagggcgtgatcctggagtcccgggatggagtcccacatcgggctccctgcatggagcctgcttctccctctgcctgtgtctctgcctctctctctgtgtgtctctcatgaataaataaaatcttaaaaaaaataagtgacaaaTTATTTAGTCCCCAATTAGAGACattgattaggaaaaaaaatcaattttctccTCAGAGGCATTTTCTCTTCCAGAGAGATAGAACTTTCCAAGAACTGAAAATTGGTGACTAGAAGAGAGTAAAGTGAAGTTTctcaattattttgaaaattcccaaaagagaaaaagaatttaagattGAACTTTCCTTTAATCATACATTAAAGTGTAGTTATAAATGCTGTCATTTTGTACAACTGAGAATCAAATGCATGAGTCCTTAATAAtcagaggaaagagaatattTCCTTTCACTGATGAAGCTCTTTATAGAGATGTTTGAATCTGGCTCTTTTAGtcagatcttttttcttcttttcatatttaGCTGAATTTtcattaagagaagaaaaaggcaaaggcTCAAGACTTCTCTTTATTTGGCTGGCTTAGTACTGGTAGTGTCAGAGCTAGGGAAATATACCATTGTGTAAGGTATAGAAGACAGGTtctttgtttgtgtgtttgtttttgtttttagccaaTATGGTATATGATCTGGGACTAAAGTTGGAGAGGTTGTAAGCTGATGATTCATTTAGACCTGGAAGACAAAAGAATAGATACTAGTAATAACTTAGTTGGTAGATCCATTGGATTTACATATTGTTGAGAAAGTGAACAGAATTTAGTAAAGCCAGAAAAGATCCTCTGTACTAAATTCGAAGATCAGAAACAATTACACCTTAATCTTGTTTCaaagttgcttttatttctgggctgttggAAACCTTTTACTCTTTCATCTGAAGATAATGTTCAAAAACGACCTTATCTGGATATTAAGTAGAGGACAAAGAGGGTACCATAGGTATAGTCCTATCTATTGTGGCTACTTTCTGGAATTCCTATACTGAAAGTCTGGTACAAGGTGAAAGGGATGACTTCCAATGCTAATGATAATTTTTAGTAGTCTTCTATGAGGACTAATAAGTTCGTTACTGTGAATTATTTCCAAATTGATCTCTAATATTCTAATTCtcaaaaagtaaaggaaattaaaatgccCCCCCCCAAATACACTAAATAACCTGACTAGACTCTATGGAAATTATCAgtagagtctgtttctcttttattcagaATTGCATCTCCAGCATTATAACACAATGCCTCACACATAGTAGATGCTTcaataacatttgttgaatgagtaatttttaaaaaaatatttgagaagtcAATGAATTTTTCAAGAACTTGTTTACTTGGAACTTATCTGTACAGTGAAATTCAGAAGAACTAGCTACATTCAGAAAGGGCTGGGGCTAAAGAATTCTGATCTCCATAGAGCCAACATATTATTTCCTGGTCTTCCTTCATTTGTTGAGATTTCTGGAAACTAAGAGAATTGTAAAATAATGTGTTAATCTCTCTTTGGGTTCCAGTTGTGCTTGTTCACATCTTTGATTTCagggataaagaaaaagtgaaatacaaatgatttataAAAGCAGTGTCAACTTCTCAGACCTTCTCTTCATCAAATTAGCTTCCTGAAGTCAGTATTTGAATTCTCTGGCCTCTAATTGGTTATTCTATTGAACTTTGGTTAGCCTTCCTGGTATCAAAATTAAGTGAAATTTGCAAGATCTGAAAATCtttgaataaactttaaaatagccAAGCATGAATTTAGTTTCAAAATGTAATTCTGGATAGTGTGCACTctcatttttcctctttgaaaacaCATACATTCATTAataattgaaatatttccttgacatttacaatctattttttaacacttcaagaaaagaaatgaaaatttcaaacttcTAATTAAGTTCATTTAAATCTAAACTATATTCAAACATCAGTTATTAAAACTACCGAAGCATATAAGCTAgtgtaattttagaaataatttttaaaaaattgtgctttacttattcatgagagacacacagagagaggcagacataggcagagggagaagcaggctccctgcaaggagcctgatgcggggttcaatcctaggccaaaggcacatgctcaacctctgaggcacccaggcacccaagctagcataatttttataaatctttcttaatCCTTAAATATGACTTCCTTGTaaatgaagacttttttaaaaaaagtcaaagttttCTGCCATATCCCActacttttgttctttatttattcttcctttttagagTAGAttgctatatattttaaagctagaAATCTGTTAGTTGTAATTCAGAGTTATTTTTATGTCTAATATGAATATTCTTAGCCAATAGTTTGGTTGAACATAGATTATTAAATTTAaactcattttccttctgttcttttgGTATCCAACACTGTTGTGAAAAAGTATGAAATAAGTATAGTTGTCATTCTTTTATCCgtaaacttctttattttttatttttttattttaaaatattttatttatttattcatgagagacaccgagagagaggcagagacacaggcagagggagaagtaggctccatgcaggggagcccaatgtgggacttgatcccgggactccaagatcacgccctgggccaaaggcaggcgctaaaccactgagccacccaggaatccccaattctttatgtttttaaagtaatttctatacgTAGCATGGAGCTCTAACTCAccacccaaaatcaagagttgcatgctctacagtGTTGCACATGGTAGTGCTAGATGACCAAGGAAACTTGCTGCAAATATTTATGGACTGAGCTGGTGCCACATAGAACACGGTGGTAATCTGGATGGCAATGTGAGTTAGAACTCAGGATCTTTATAATAATGATGCAAAGCTTCATAGTACTTGATGTTTAGCATGTGGGCTCACAACCTGTAAGTATGGAGCAGTGAAGCATATCTAGGCTCTAGACTGATAGTCACAGCCAGGCACAAGCTATTGTTATTAAGAACTAGAAGCCACCTCTATTTGACATGGTCTAGGACCTTTCCCAGCCTGAACCTCCTCATTCACTGTCATTCACTGAACCTCCTCAGACGTGTACTCATCTGATAGATTCTCTGTCCTCATGATCACTGAATTGACTCAGCCATCTTCTTCTTCAATTCTCTGCTCCTGTTCAATGATGTTCAGTTGTGGAGGATGAACAGGGAACCTTCAGTGGACTACTGCTcataatgccattttttttttgagcctttGGGAGATGTCAACATCATTGGGACTTAGTTGCAGAACTATTAATGTGAGAGGTTTCTGACTGGAATGTCAGAGACAAATGGGTTCAGATTTCTGAAGTCAGTTGTCTCCAGCTAATATAGATTGTCTATGAGGAAGAGCTTTGATGAGAAATTCAACTTCTAAAACAATTGGcagtttataaaaaattaaaattatgttgtcTAAATATTGTCATTTTGAAGTGGGGTTTCTTTGTGCCTAAATTTTTTATCTCTGGGGAAgtggatttttttcatcttagaTGTCTTATCCTATTCAAGAAGatttaatcagtaatcaaaaacttcccataAAGAAAGTTCCTGGATGAGAATTCTACTGAATGCTTAAAAAACTAACACCAGTCATTCACAAATCCAATTATAAAAAGAGGAGCAGGGGTCATTTCCCAATTCATTCTATGGGCTCTGTATTATCCTGATgctaaaaacaaagataatacaaGTAAACTATATACcatatcccttatgaatatagatgcaaaaattataaacaaaatagcAAACTGACTCCAGCAGCATATAGAAGGAATTATACAGCATGatcaagtagaatttatcccAGAAATTCAAAGTtggtttaaaatatgaaaaccaggggtgcctgggtggctcagtggttgagcatctgccttcagctcagggcatgatctcagggtcctgggattgagtccctcatcgagctcccctcagggagcttgcctctctatctgcctacatctctgcctctctctgtgtgtctctcatgaataagtaaataaaatctttaaaaactaaagtgttgttttttaaaaaagaaaataaaatatgaaaatcaattagTATGATACACCTtattaacaaaaaggaaaaatgatacaaTCATCTCAATTTACACAGAAAAAGCACTTAATAGAATTCAAcacctttcatgataaaaacactcaataaactaGGAAGAATAGGGAAtgtcctcaacttgataaagggcAATAATAAGAACTCAAACCCACAGCTAACTTcatatttaatggtaaaagactTTCTCCCAAAGATGAGGAACAAACAATGATGTTTCCTCCCACTACTTTATTTAATATTGTACTGGAAATCTAGCcagggcaattaggcaagaaaaagaaaataaatcagattgGAAATTAAGAATTacaagtattaaaaaaagaattaaaagtatttttgtggatgacatgatcttgtataaAGAACATCCTaaggaggggcgcctgagtggctggGTTGGTTgaatgttcaactcttgatttcagctcaggtcatgctctcagggtcctgggatggaaccccacactggcctcctggctcagcgaggaatctgtttcctctctctctctctctctctctctctgccccttttctACCCTCCTACCTCCCATGcccactctctaaataaataaataatctttaaaaatcaaatgtatttctttttttaaaaagattttatttattcatgagagagagagagagagagagaggcagagacacaggcagagggagaagcaggctccatgcagggagcctgatgtaggacttgatccaggatcacgacctgagccaaaggcagacgcttaaccgctgagccacccaggtgtccctcaaatgtatttctatacattagcaTTGGacaattcaaaaaagaaattaaaaccatttatgatagcatcaaaaagaataaaatgcttaggaacaaatttaacaaaataggTACAAGACTTTACACTGAGCACAACAAAACATCACTgagggaaattaaagaagacctaagcAAATGGAAAGTGTTCACTGATTGAAAGATTCAATATTATTGAGATGGTGATACCTCTCAAATTGGTCTACagactcaatgcaatccctatcaaaatcccagctggttttgttttggggttttggttttgttttgtttttgcagaaattggcaaattgaccctaaaattcataagaaaatgcaagggacccagaagagacaaaacaatcttgaaaaagaacaacagattTGGAGGACTCATACTTCCTGAGTTTAAAGATGTATTATTAGTCAGACAGTAGATATTTGAACATCCTGATACATTAAACATACCAATACTATCTTTTTATTTGGTATGTACTATAAGGAATTATTAGAAATTATCTTAGATTCTATCATGAATTTCTCAAGCCAAAATTGAATTATTCAGATATCTACTTTCTAAAGTCGTGTTTCAAtacatgtgattttatttatttgagagagagagtgcacatgtgactgtgaggtggggaggggcagagggagagagagagagggaaagagaatcttaagcagactgcacactcagtgcagagcccaatgccaggctcgatctcatgaccctgagatcatgacctgagtcaaaaccaagagttagtcacttaaccaactgagccacccaggcatcccaataaatgtgattttaaaaaataacttatagGTTTAGTTTGGAATTTTAACtgatatcattttgtttttaccagTGAGCAGTATTGTTTGCTTTAAAGTTATTTCACTCAAATGGCCAGCCTGATATATCTAATTTATCTATCCagtagaaaaatctcaaaaatttaTAAGACTTCCTAACAAAATTCATAAACCATCAATATTAACTAATTATTAACATTagcttaatattttgaaataatactattgattatatatttatattatttatagtatatatactatatataagtGTGATTTAAGGAACTAAAAATACTAGTTACAATCTAATTCCTATTTCACCAATTAATCTCTCTTAACAATTAATGTTTAATTTCTGCTCTACTCTCCCCCTTCAAGTTAAGAACAAAATAGCCCTCAAGTCATCctgaagtttaaaaaacattctctcacttttttttaaacaagtgagAGTATTCAAAACTCCAGAGTATGGATTTTGCATTTTGAACTTTTGGTCTACTGGTGTTCAAATTCCTTTGAAATGATTTTGATCTTTCCTTCAAAGAAATTCGAAGTTCTTGCTTGTACTTTGCCAGGGAAGAATTAAAACTATTCCTTCTCTCTTTGTATATTCAACATAGAAAAAATGCTTCAAATGTCGTATTTCAGGTCTGATGAAATTTGTGTAAATTTTGTAGTATGAATCCTTCAGAATGGATAATGTAACCTTCCTGACTAGAATAGAATGGTTTTTCAGTGATCATCTTTGATATCATTAACTCCTCCTCTGTGCAGGTAAAATATAATcgattttttttctaggtttagCAATTTATTTGGGGGAATAATCTCTTAGGTCATCTTACTTGCTTTTAACTTTACACCCTAATAACATTTCAAAAGATCTATACATAGATATCTTTTTCTCCAATAATCAAGGCTACAGAGAATTCattatatatctaaaaatatatatattcattatatataaaaatatatatatcactcttattttttttttaccttgaccTCAACAAAACACTATTAGTTTCTCTTCCAATTTCTAAGTTTTGTAACACCTTAGGAAGACAGaccattttaaagattcttatatTACTTGCAAAGTTGAACACATATATCACCCATGATATCTCTGTAACCAAGGCAAGGCTGAAGAATGAATCTAAATTATCTAAAAAGTTGTTCGCTTCTCCAATCCCACTTATGTGAGTAAGAGAATACATTCTGGAGCCACAATCTTTTTAAcagtttgaatcctagctctgccatttcATAAGGTGTTTGATTATGGGCAGGTTAtttaaactctctgtgcctcaatttctttaaaaaatgtggctaATAAGAGTGCCACATTTTTTCATAGGGTGTTCATAGGGTGGTTGGgggataaaatgaattaatatgtgtAAATGCTTATAATATCtagcatagggatccctgggtggcgcagcggtttggcgcctgcctttggcccagggcgcgatcctggagacccgggatcgaatcccacatcaggctcccggcgcatggagcctgcttctccctctgcctgtgtctctgcctctctctttctctctgtatgactatcataaataaataaaaattttaaaaaaatagcatatagAGGCACCTATGTGTTAATATTATCTAAATTTCACTTGCTTTGGATTgacaaaaggaatgaaaagagatGATTTGCGACACTGTTTCAATGTTAACATATagaaagaagtaaacaaaatatagttTGAGTTTTGTTCTGAACACTTTAACTTGAATCTAATTAGAGCTTGGTTATTATAAAcagcttgctttttgttttgcccAAGATATTTGTTTTCCACTTATatctaaaataatattcttatctTTTGctcttttcagtgttttattatttttatttcacttaatggcCCTATATATTGTATCTCCTCTGATTTGCCTTAATATGAAGGAATTCTAAAGtgtattaatgttattattactGCCATTGCTATGTCTCTTATAGGAGTTAATTAATAGAACCAGAATCAAAGTAAATTTAACTGAATCATACTTAGCATGTTCTCTGtgaattctgtttattttcagaCATGTTAATGGCTGAATGTATGATCTGGCAATAATCTTCTTATATAAATAGAAACACGATCATTAGAgtggattaatttatttattcatctgataTTTGTGAATGACTACCATAATCTAagctctttcaaaaatatttttctaatactttcTGTCCCTCAGACTCTAAGATTATTAACtgcctttaaaataattcattcaacATGAACTATAAATTATTAAGTAATCAAATAAAATGGCAAGATATTTAAGGAGGGGAAACCCTGTATGTGCAAAGATAAATGGTACTCCACTCAATGTACTAATTGCAACCAAACCTAGTTAACTGAATCTCAGTTAAATTATTATATTGACAATCACAATAGCTGCACACTGCGctggagttttattttataaataagtctCTTCTCTTTATGATATATGAATAGACAAGGCCTGAGACCCCTTTGTTCACAggttaaaatgctttttaaaaatttttatttattcatgagagacagagagagacagagagagagagaggcagagacacaggcagagggaggagcaagctccatgcagggagcctgatgtgggcttcaatcccaggtctccaggatcacgccctgggctgaagggagcactaaaccgctgagccataaaatgctttaaaatcagGGCTTCTTATTTCCCCCCAAGTCAGCTGGTTGAAGAATATGGTATCTGgtataaaaagcataaaaagtgGTAAGAAGCaaacttattataaaatataagtatctAACTAAATAAGCTTAAGCTTAAGGcctttatcttaaaaaatttatatttactcaCTTAACTTTGTCTATATATTATTCTGATAATAGTCAAGTAATCAAGTCCTATAATcctttgagcttcagtttccttatctgtaaaacccCTTTGATCTCCTCCCCAGGTCTAAGAATCTGACTCTAATACTGTTTGATTTCCTTCTAAATTTAATGTGGGTTCACACTGTAAAAGGACTCAACAAAGTGAAATGCTTCTTCATTCAACAATACTACTATTTGTGTAGCAGTATAGGAACACAGAAACTTCCCTTTGAAAAAATAGTCTCCTTGAGACCATGTGATACCAAACACCTTTAAAAACTTTTGCATCATCATAAATTCCTCACATACTTgggaataaacaaatattaactattatgaattataattttataaggaCTTATCTCACCTGGTTAGATTATGTAAAGGGGAAATGGAGTAAAGTCCCGCTGATTAGAGTGTGGGGAGACCAGGTTATCCTCTTGCTTTGTGCCTATAATTACTCTATCTTATGCAGTATAATGAAGTAATCTTATAGATTATGCAATttaatggaattaaaaactttgtaaaagttctatgcacttttaaaaatagcttacaTTTGGACACTTCCAAAATATGCTTTGACATGAGAATTTAAATTTCTCAGTCGAGACGCAGGGTGGCGCTGCAGGCTAAGACTGAATCAAGAGCCCTAAAAAGCTCGCGTATTCCTTTgttgcaaagagaaaaaatacacgCATGAAGCTTTGCTAGCCGTGCTGGATTACTAGCGAGTTTGGGCTGCGACACACTAAACGAATTTACGATTAAAGGCAACTTTGTGAGGACTCTACCAAACAAGAAATCAGAATTTAATACCTCCAGTCTTTTTCTGGCTCCCAGGAGGGATTGGATATAAAAGCACCAAGTCTCCAACATGGAGACACTAGAGAGAATTCAACCAAACAGGCAAGTGATGGCCTTTATTTTGATGGTGTTCTTGTCTCAGGCTCGCGCCGAGCCTATTCGTTATTCTGTGATGGAAGAAACAGAGAGTGGCTCCTTTGTAGCCCATCTGACAGAGGATCTGGGCCTGGGGATGGGGGAACTGGCAGCCAGGTCGGCCCGGGTGGTGTCTGACGATGACAAGCAGCGCTTGCAGCTGGATCGTCAGACTGGAGATTTGCTTTTGAGGGAGAAACTAGACCGGGAAGAGCTATGTGGCCCTGTTGAACCGTGTGTACTGCATTTCCAAGTATTTCTAGAAACTCCAGTTCAGTTTTTTGAAGGAGAATTATCAATCCAGGACGTAAATGACCACTCCCCGGTATTCCCGACTAGGGAAATGCTCTTGAAAATACCGGAAAACAGCCCGCCAGGGACTCTCTTTCCGTTGAAATTGGCTCAGGATTTGGATGTGGGCAGCAATGGTCTTCAAAAATACACCATCAGCCCCAATTCTCATTTTCATGTTCTAACCCGAAATCATAGTGAGGGCAAGAAATACCCAGATTTGGTGCAGGACAAAGCACTGGATCGAGAAGAGCAGCCTGAGTTCAGCTTAACCCTCATGGCACTGGATGGTGGGTCTCCACCTAGGTCTGGCACCACTGCAGTGAGAATCCTGATTATGGACGTCAATGACAATGCTCCAGAGTTTGTGCACTCCCCATATGAGGTGCAGGTCTTGGAAAACAGCTCCTTAGACTCCCCAGTACTTAGTGTCTCGGCTAGAGATGCAGATGCTGGAAACTTCGGGAGTGTTTCCTATGGCTTGTTCCAAGCATCAGATGAAATTAAGCAAACTTTCTCAATAAATGAAGTCACAGGAGAAATCCGACTGACAAAGAAACTGGATTTTGAACAAATTAAATCTTACCACGTGGAAATTGAGGCTGTTGATGGAGGAGGCCTTTCTGGAAAAGGCACTGTAGTCATATATGTGGTGGATATGAATGACAACGCCCCTGAACTTACCATATCTTCAGTCACCAGCTCTATCCCAGAAAATGCTCCTGAGACTGTAGTGTCTGTCTTCAGAATTCGAGATAGAGACTCTGGAGACAATGGAAAGATGATTTGCTCTATTCCTGAAAATCTGCCTTTCCTTCTGAAACCGACTTTCAAGAATTTCTATACCCTGGTAACAGAGAGACCCCTCGACAGAGAGAGCCAGGCGGAGTACAACATCACCATCACCGTCAGTGACTTGGGGACCCCCAGGCTGCAAACCCAGCACGCCATCACCGTGACGGTCTCCGACGTCAACGACAACGCCCCCGCCTTCAGCCAGACCACCTACACCCTGCGCGTCCGCGAGAACAACAGCCCCGCCCTGCACATCGGCACCGTGAGCGCCACCGACAGGGACGCGGGCGCCAACGCCCAGGTCACCTACTCGCTGCTGCCGCCCCGGGACCCGCAGCTGCCGCTCGCCTCGCTGGTGTCCATCAACGCGGACAACGGGCAGCTGTTCGCGCTCAGGTCCCTGGATTACGAGGCGCTGCAGGCCTTCGAGGTCCGCGTGGGCGCGGCCGACCGCGGCTCGCCCGCGCTGAGCAGCCAGGCGCTGGTGCGCGTGCTGGTGCTGGACGACAACGACAACGCGCCCTTCGTGCTGTACCCGCTGCAGAACGGCTCTGCGCCCTGCACCGAGCTGGTGCCGCGGGCGGCCGAGGCGGGCTACCTGGTGACCAAGGTGGTGGCGGTGGACGGCGACTCGGGCCAGAACGCCTGGCTGTCGTTCCAGCTGCTCAAGGCCACGGAGCCCGGGCTGTTCGGCGTGTGGGCGCACAACGGCGAGGTGCGCACGGCCCGGC
The Vulpes vulpes isolate BD-2025 chromosome 2, VulVul3, whole genome shotgun sequence genome window above contains:
- the LOC112934337 gene encoding protocadherin beta-4, whose amino-acid sequence is METLERIQPNRQVMAFILMVFLSQARAEPIRYSVMEETESGSFVAHLTEDLGLGMGELAARSARVVSDDDKQRLQLDRQTGDLLLREKLDREELCGPVEPCVLHFQVFLETPVQFFEGELSIQDVNDHSPVFPTREMLLKIPENSPPGTLFPLKLAQDLDVGSNGLQKYTISPNSHFHVLTRNHSEGKKYPDLVQDKALDREEQPEFSLTLMALDGGSPPRSGTTAVRILIMDVNDNAPEFVHSPYEVQVLENSSLDSPVLSVSARDADAGNFGSVSYGLFQASDEIKQTFSINEVTGEIRLTKKLDFEQIKSYHVEIEAVDGGGLSGKGTVVIYVVDMNDNAPELTISSVTSSIPENAPETVVSVFRIRDRDSGDNGKMICSIPENLPFLLKPTFKNFYTLVTERPLDRESQAEYNITITVSDLGTPRLQTQHAITVTVSDVNDNAPAFSQTTYTLRVRENNSPALHIGTVSATDRDAGANAQVTYSLLPPRDPQLPLASLVSINADNGQLFALRSLDYEALQAFEVRVGAADRGSPALSSQALVRVLVLDDNDNAPFVLYPLQNGSAPCTELVPRAAEAGYLVTKVVAVDGDSGQNAWLSFQLLKATEPGLFGVWAHNGEVRTARLLSERDAVRHRLLVLVKDNGEPPLSASVTLHVLLVDGFSQPYLPLPDVAAAEARADPLTVYLVIALASVSSLFLCSALAFVAVRLCRRSGAASGGGCAVPEGHFPGHLVDVSGAGTLSQSYQYDVCLTGVPRTGEFKFLKPIFPNLLIEDSEREIKENSNCRNSFVFS